One window of Pyxicephalus adspersus chromosome 4, UCB_Pads_2.0, whole genome shotgun sequence genomic DNA carries:
- the LOC140327977 gene encoding L-threonine 3-dehydrogenase, mitochondrial-like isoform X2: MPVMRTLTRAVKYALQSPVCGCQTVTSVRFIGISPRQVPSDASFHSVSFSEADHPRVLITGGLGQLGVGLAKLLRKKFGKSNVILSDIRKPPDHVFYSGPFIYSDILDYKNLREIVVNNRITWLIHYSALLSAVGEANVALARSVNITGLHNILDIAAEHGLRLFVPSTIGAFGPTSPRNPTPDLCIQRPRTIYGVSKVHAELMGEYYHYRYGLDFRCLRYPGIISADSQPGGGTTDYAVQIFHDAIKSGRFVCNLKPETRLPMMYIDDCLRATVEVMEAPSESLTMRTYNINAMSFSPEELTQEVQKHLPELEVAYNVDPVRQAIAESWPMNFDDSNARNDWGWKHEYDMPELVTTMLGYLNNERLAAQVN, translated from the exons ATGCCAGTCATGAGAACGTTAACGCGTGCCGTCAAGTATGCCCTGCAGAGCCCCGTGTGTGGGTGTCAGACCGTCACATCAGTGCGGTTCATTGGCATCTCACCTCGTCAGGTGCCATCTGATGCAAGCTTCCATTCTGTCTCATTCTCTGAAGCCGACCACCCCCGGGTGCTGATCACCG GAGGATTGGGCCAGCTGGGTGTCGGGCTGGCAAAACTGCTTAG gaaaaagtttgGAAAGAGCAATGTGATCCTTTCCGATATCCGTAAACCTCCAGATCACGTCTTCTATAGCG GACCTTTTATTTACTCTGATATATTGGACTACAAAAACCTCCGGGAAATCGTGGTGAACAATCGTATCACGTGGTTAATACACTACAGTGCCCTGCTCAGTGCGGTCGGCGAGGCGAATGTTGCTTTGGCCAGATCAGTCAATATAACTG GTTTGCATAACATTCTGGATATTGCAGCAGAACACGGATTACGGCTGTTTGTCCCCAGCACAATTGGAGCCTTTGGTCCAACCTCGCCAAGAAACCCAACTCCAGATTTGTGCATACAGAGGCCAAGGACAATCTACGGTGTTTCTAAAGTCCATGCGGAGCTAATGGGAGAG TATTATCACTACCGGTATGGACTGGACTTCCGATGCCTCCGATACCCAGGGATCATTTCTGCCGATTCCCAGCCAGGAGGTGGAACAACAG ACTATGCCGTTCAAATCTTCCATGATGCCATCAAAAGTggaaggtttgtctgcaatctgaAACCAGAAACTCGCCTGCCCATGATGTACATTGACGACTGTCTGAGGGCCACGGTGGAGGTCATGGAGGCCCCCTCAGAATCCCTGACCATGAGGACGTACAACATCAATGCCATGAGCTTCAGCCCCGAGGAGCTAACACAAGAGGTGCAGAAACATTTACCTGAGCTCGAAGTTGCATACAATGTGGATCCAGTCCGACAAGCTATTG cTGAAAGCTGGCCAATGAACTTCGATGACAGCAACGCCCGCAATGACTGGGGCTGGAAACACGAATATGATATGCCTGAGCTAGTAACGACAATGCTCGGATACTTGAATAACGAACGTCTGGCTGCCCAAGTCAACTGA
- the LOC140327977 gene encoding L-threonine 3-dehydrogenase, mitochondrial-like isoform X1, whose product MRRRGPVFLIGSSYTRVPVTDMPVMRTLTRAVKYALQSPVCGCQTVTSVRFIGISPRQVPSDASFHSVSFSEADHPRVLITGGLGQLGVGLAKLLRKKFGKSNVILSDIRKPPDHVFYSGPFIYSDILDYKNLREIVVNNRITWLIHYSALLSAVGEANVALARSVNITGLHNILDIAAEHGLRLFVPSTIGAFGPTSPRNPTPDLCIQRPRTIYGVSKVHAELMGEYYHYRYGLDFRCLRYPGIISADSQPGGGTTDYAVQIFHDAIKSGRFVCNLKPETRLPMMYIDDCLRATVEVMEAPSESLTMRTYNINAMSFSPEELTQEVQKHLPELEVAYNVDPVRQAIAESWPMNFDDSNARNDWGWKHEYDMPELVTTMLGYLNNERLAAQVN is encoded by the exons ATGAGAAGAAGGGGACCAGTCTTCCTCATAGGAAGCTCCTATACAAGG GTTCCTGTTACAGACATGCCAGTCATGAGAACGTTAACGCGTGCCGTCAAGTATGCCCTGCAGAGCCCCGTGTGTGGGTGTCAGACCGTCACATCAGTGCGGTTCATTGGCATCTCACCTCGTCAGGTGCCATCTGATGCAAGCTTCCATTCTGTCTCATTCTCTGAAGCCGACCACCCCCGGGTGCTGATCACCG GAGGATTGGGCCAGCTGGGTGTCGGGCTGGCAAAACTGCTTAG gaaaaagtttgGAAAGAGCAATGTGATCCTTTCCGATATCCGTAAACCTCCAGATCACGTCTTCTATAGCG GACCTTTTATTTACTCTGATATATTGGACTACAAAAACCTCCGGGAAATCGTGGTGAACAATCGTATCACGTGGTTAATACACTACAGTGCCCTGCTCAGTGCGGTCGGCGAGGCGAATGTTGCTTTGGCCAGATCAGTCAATATAACTG GTTTGCATAACATTCTGGATATTGCAGCAGAACACGGATTACGGCTGTTTGTCCCCAGCACAATTGGAGCCTTTGGTCCAACCTCGCCAAGAAACCCAACTCCAGATTTGTGCATACAGAGGCCAAGGACAATCTACGGTGTTTCTAAAGTCCATGCGGAGCTAATGGGAGAG TATTATCACTACCGGTATGGACTGGACTTCCGATGCCTCCGATACCCAGGGATCATTTCTGCCGATTCCCAGCCAGGAGGTGGAACAACAG ACTATGCCGTTCAAATCTTCCATGATGCCATCAAAAGTggaaggtttgtctgcaatctgaAACCAGAAACTCGCCTGCCCATGATGTACATTGACGACTGTCTGAGGGCCACGGTGGAGGTCATGGAGGCCCCCTCAGAATCCCTGACCATGAGGACGTACAACATCAATGCCATGAGCTTCAGCCCCGAGGAGCTAACACAAGAGGTGCAGAAACATTTACCTGAGCTCGAAGTTGCATACAATGTGGATCCAGTCCGACAAGCTATTG cTGAAAGCTGGCCAATGAACTTCGATGACAGCAACGCCCGCAATGACTGGGGCTGGAAACACGAATATGATATGCCTGAGCTAGTAACGACAATGCTCGGATACTTGAATAACGAACGTCTGGCTGCCCAAGTCAACTGA